In Geminocystis sp. NIES-3708, a single window of DNA contains:
- a CDS encoding cytochrome c, giving the protein MSIIVWWLIPTKDPYIQEVFSFKGNIERGNAIFQVNCAGCHGINGNGNVGPSLINVSKHKSEVQIINQVISGKTPPMPKFQPSTEEMADLLTYLNQFSQP; this is encoded by the coding sequence TTGAGCATAATAGTATGGTGGTTAATACCAACAAAAGATCCTTACATACAAGAGGTATTTTCATTTAAGGGTAACATTGAACGAGGAAATGCTATTTTTCAAGTAAATTGTGCTGGTTGTCATGGTATTAATGGTAACGGAAATGTTGGACCTAGTTTAATAAATGTTTCCAAACATAAATCTGAAGTACAAATTATTAATCAAGTCATTAGCGGTAAAACTCCACCGATGCCTAAATTTCAACCTTCTACAGAAGAGATGGCAGATTTACTCACTTACTTAAATCAATTTTCACAACCATGA
- the petG gene encoding cytochrome b6-f complex subunit V, whose product MIEPLLLGIVLGLIPVTLIGLFVAAYRQYKRSSEIGLE is encoded by the coding sequence ATGATTGAACCTTTGTTACTTGGAATCGTTTTAGGCTTAATTCCTGTCACTCTCATTGGCTTATTTGTCGCGGCTTATCGTCAATATAAACGCAGTAGCGAAATTGGCTTAGAATAA
- a CDS encoding tRNA-(ms[2]io[6]A)-hydroxylase, with protein sequence MLTHTKIKLLCQPTHESWLKQALNNLDVILLDHSHCERKAAGVAVNMLFRYPSHESLIHQLTAIAKEELEHFEQVNQWLEKKGIPLAPLKPSPYGATLKDAIRRHEPHRLLDSLLVSALIEARSHERLGLLANHCPDVNLAKFYQGLMASEARHYGIYWVLATQYFERQIVDERLEELAQLESNILSHLYPEPRIHS encoded by the coding sequence GTGTTAACCCATACTAAAATTAAATTACTTTGTCAACCTACCCATGAATCATGGTTGAAACAAGCCCTTAATAACCTTGATGTGATTTTATTAGATCATTCTCACTGTGAACGTAAAGCCGCAGGAGTAGCGGTAAATATGTTATTCCGTTATCCTTCCCATGAGTCTTTAATTCATCAACTTACAGCTATTGCTAAAGAAGAATTAGAGCATTTTGAACAGGTTAATCAATGGTTAGAAAAAAAAGGCATTCCCCTCGCACCTTTAAAACCTTCTCCTTATGGTGCAACTTTAAAAGATGCTATCAGAAGACATGAACCTCATAGACTTTTAGACTCTTTATTAGTATCGGCTTTAATTGAAGCAAGATCTCATGAAAGATTAGGCTTATTAGCTAATCATTGCCCTGATGTTAATTTAGCTAAATTTTATCAAGGTTTAATGGCTTCCGAAGCTAGACATTACGGTATTTATTGGGTTTTAGCAACACAGTATTTTGAGCGACAGATCGTAGATGAAAGATTAGAAGAATTAGCACAATTAGAAAGCAATATACTCAGTCATCTTTATCCTGAACCAAGAATTCACAGTTAA
- the recQ gene encoding DNA helicase RecQ, whose protein sequence is MASLQQSLKQYFGYDSFRDGQEEIINQALLNRDLLIIMPTGGGKSLCFQLPALLKKGIAIVVSPLISLMQDQVTALQDNGIGATFLNSTLDFQEVRRREQNILSGKIKLLYLAPERLVSERFQDFLNSIVSTIGISFFAMDEAHCISEWGHDFRQEYRQLRQLRFRFPNIPLMALTATATTRVQKDIISQLNLKNPAIHRFSFNRSNLYYEVQPRQKRTYQQVLNLIQHLEGSGIIYCFARKTTEDLASRLREDSISALPYHGGLNDEMRSQYQNSFIRDDVRIMVATVAFGMGINKPDVRFVIHHDLPRNIESYYQESGRAGRDSEPSKCILLYNPNDKYKIDYFIKQKSNLQEQKIAYQQLTKVIEYAETNYCRRIVQLGYFGEKFKGDCDGCDNCLNPKEIEDWTIEAQKFLSCIARVEEKFGIKHIIEILRGSRAEKIYKYGHHLLSTYGIGKDKTSTQWEYLGKSLIYQGLLNQTNDSYRILKLNKESWEILRLKKQVKIAVENNSIEKRLTEFNPKALEIELLLQRLKKLRKTLADKENIAPYVIFGDSTLKIMAQIQPKTLETLSKLSGVTEYKLQKYGDKFLREILAFCHQEILPTNLPNHTQMKTLQLYQQNLTVTEIAKERGLTISTIMSHFAELIELKQPINLDKFVNIEKQKKILNIIHQLGNQPLKVIKDKLGDNYTYDEIRLVKAWQKKINN, encoded by the coding sequence ATGGCTTCTTTACAACAATCATTAAAGCAATATTTCGGTTATGATAGTTTTCGTGATGGACAAGAAGAAATTATAAACCAAGCCCTTCTTAATCGTGATTTATTGATTATAATGCCCACGGGTGGAGGAAAATCCCTTTGTTTTCAACTTCCAGCATTGCTTAAAAAAGGTATTGCCATCGTTGTTTCTCCTCTTATTTCCTTAATGCAAGATCAAGTTACCGCTTTGCAAGATAATGGTATTGGGGCGACTTTTCTTAATAGTACTCTGGATTTTCAGGAGGTGCGTCGCCGAGAGCAAAATATTTTATCGGGGAAAATCAAATTACTTTACCTCGCCCCTGAAAGGTTAGTTAGTGAAAGATTCCAAGATTTTTTGAATAGTATCGTTTCTACTATTGGTATTTCCTTTTTTGCTATGGACGAAGCTCATTGTATCTCTGAATGGGGACATGATTTTCGTCAAGAATATCGTCAATTGCGACAGCTACGTTTTCGCTTCCCTAATATTCCCCTCATGGCTTTAACGGCAACGGCAACAACAAGAGTACAAAAGGACATCATCTCTCAGCTTAATCTCAAAAATCCTGCTATTCATCGTTTTAGCTTTAATCGTAGCAACCTTTATTATGAAGTGCAACCACGGCAAAAACGCACTTATCAACAAGTTTTAAACCTCATTCAGCATTTAGAAGGTTCAGGAATTATTTATTGTTTTGCTCGTAAGACAACTGAGGATTTAGCATCTCGTCTTCGGGAAGATAGTATTTCTGCTTTACCCTATCATGGAGGCTTAAATGATGAAATGCGATCGCAATATCAGAATAGTTTTATTCGGGATGATGTGAGAATCATGGTGGCAACGGTTGCTTTTGGCATGGGCATTAATAAACCAGACGTGCGTTTTGTCATTCATCATGATTTACCTCGTAATATTGAGAGTTACTATCAAGAATCAGGAAGGGCGGGGAGAGATAGTGAACCATCTAAATGTATATTATTATATAACCCTAATGATAAGTATAAAATTGATTATTTCATCAAACAAAAAAGTAATTTACAAGAGCAAAAAATAGCTTATCAACAATTAACAAAAGTAATCGAATATGCAGAAACAAATTATTGTCGTCGAATCGTACAATTAGGTTATTTTGGCGAAAAATTTAAAGGTGATTGTGATGGTTGTGATAATTGCTTAAATCCAAAAGAAATTGAAGATTGGACAATTGAAGCTCAAAAATTTTTATCTTGTATTGCTCGTGTGGAAGAGAAATTTGGTATTAAACATATAATAGAGATTCTAAGGGGCTCAAGGGCAGAAAAAATTTATAAATATGGACATCATTTATTATCAACCTATGGCATCGGTAAAGATAAAACTTCTACACAATGGGAATATTTAGGAAAATCTCTTATATATCAAGGTTTATTGAATCAGACTAATGATAGTTATCGAATTTTAAAATTAAATAAAGAAAGTTGGGAAATATTACGACTAAAAAAACAGGTAAAAATTGCTGTTGAAAATAATAGTATTGAAAAAAGACTAACTGAATTTAACCCTAAAGCCTTAGAAATTGAGTTATTATTGCAAAGACTTAAAAAATTAAGAAAAACATTAGCAGATAAAGAAAATATTGCACCTTACGTTATTTTCGGTGATTCAACTCTAAAAATTATGGCACAAATACAACCAAAAACTTTAGAAACTTTAAGTAAATTATCGGGGGTAACTGAGTATAAATTACAAAAATATGGGGATAAATTTTTAAGGGAAATATTAGCTTTTTGTCATCAAGAAATTTTGCCTACTAACTTACCTAATCATACTCAGATGAAAACTTTACAATTATATCAACAAAATTTAACCGTAACAGAAATTGCTAAAGAAAGAGGATTAACAATAAGCACTATTATGAGTCATTTCGCTGAATTAATCGAACTTAAACAACCCATAAATTTAGACAAATTCGTTAATATTGAAAAGCAGAAAAAAATCTTAAATATAATTCATCAATTAGGGAATCAACCCTTAAAAGTAATTAAAGATAAATTAGGGGATAATTATACTTATGACGAAATTAGATTAGTCAAAGCATGGCAGAAAAAAATTAATAATTAA
- a CDS encoding anti-sigma regulatory factor — protein sequence MISIELPVNVSNWKTVSFASTLYLCPILDLLLEKIPKQLHPEIRLGLQEALVNAAKHGNKLDPSKRVIVKFSYYKGEYSWLVCDQGNGFIQECNCPLDKPDLPPEESENGRGLCMLHQIFDQVLWNHQGTQVKLSKQFHKFSKSSLLIS from the coding sequence GTGATTTCTATTGAACTACCAGTTAATGTTAGTAATTGGAAAACAGTTAGTTTTGCTTCTACTTTATATCTTTGTCCGATACTTGATTTATTATTAGAGAAAATACCTAAGCAACTACACCCAGAAATTAGATTAGGTCTTCAGGAAGCTTTAGTAAATGCAGCAAAACATGGCAATAAACTTGATCCTAGCAAAAGAGTAATAGTGAAATTTTCTTATTATAAAGGAGAATATTCTTGGTTAGTATGTGATCAAGGCAACGGATTTATCCAAGAATGTAATTGTCCCTTAGATAAACCAGATTTGCCCCCAGAAGAGTCTGAAAATGGTAGAGGATTATGTATGTTGCATCAGATTTTTGATCAGGTGTTATGGAATCACCAAGGCACTCAAGTAAAACTTTCTAAACAATTTCATAAATTTTCAAAATCCTCTCTACTCATTTCTTAA
- a CDS encoding DUF6439 family protein, whose product MSLNVESKSVATQMSNLELAQLLAEKTTISSYDWHKLKNDRQAQALQQLTSSLVYLLNDQPEEALLRINQAQGWLNRSIKPLPCPTHGHKKTH is encoded by the coding sequence ATGAGTTTAAATGTAGAATCAAAATCTGTAGCGACACAGATGAGTAACTTAGAATTAGCACAATTATTAGCAGAAAAAACGACTATTAGTTCTTATGATTGGCATAAACTAAAAAATGATCGTCAAGCACAGGCATTACAACAGTTAACGTCGAGTCTAGTATATTTACTCAATGACCAGCCTGAGGAAGCATTATTGAGAATTAATCAGGCTCAAGGTTGGTTAAATCGTAGTATTAAACCTCTACCTTGCCCTACTCATGGTCATAAAAAAACTCATTAA
- the clpB gene encoding ATP-dependent chaperone ClpB: MQPTDPNKFTEIAWDAIVKSQEICRNLKNQNLEVEHLILALLEENTIATKIFTQVNIDLNRLDKQLQMFATRQPRIFSVEQLYLGRSLDLMLDRAENCRESWQDEFIGISHLLVAFAEDQRIGKKTLKSFNLDPQDFEIKVKDFKLKIEKEEAQTTEPEETTEKEPSLTKFGRDLTEEAKAGKLDPVIGRDDEVRRVIQVLSRRSKNNPVLIGEPGVGKTAIAEGLAQRIVNGDVPESLKNRQLISLDMGSLIAGAKYRGQFEERLRSVLKEVINSDGQIILFIDELHTVVGAGSREGGAMDASNLLKPLLARGELRCIGASTLDEYRKHIEKDPALERRFQQVYIKQPSVEDTISILRGLKERYEVHHGVKITDSALIAAATLSHRYITGRFLPDKAIDLVDEAAAKLKMEITSKPVELEVLDRRLMQLQMEQLSLQGEEKNDKSAQDNLERITTEIDDLQIKQRELSSQWLIEKELLDEIHALKEEEKELRLQVEQAERAYDLNTAAQLKYGKLETLQQDIESKEAKLLEIQSQDNAMLREDVTESDIAEIVAGWTGIPVNRLLETERQKLLELESHLHDRVIGQNEAVAIVSAAIRRARAGMKDPSRPIGSFLFMGPTGVGKTELARALAAFLFDSEEAMVRIDMSEYMEKHAVSRLIGAPPGYVGYEEGGQLSEAIRRRPYSVVLLDEVEKAHRDVFNILLQVLDDGRITDSQGRVVDFRNTIIVMTSNIGSEYILKLAGDDKNYEVMKDKVLLALNKHFRPEFLNRIDDLIIFHGLKKEELRNIVSLQLVRLQKLLAEQNITIELTPEAQDYIVDVGYDPTYGARPLKRAIQRELENPLATKILENTFTEGDKVMVTFENDRLVFNKSLDS, encoded by the coding sequence ATGCAGCCAACTGACCCAAATAAATTTACTGAAATTGCATGGGATGCCATTGTCAAATCACAGGAAATTTGTCGTAATTTAAAAAATCAAAATTTAGAAGTAGAACATTTAATATTAGCTCTATTAGAAGAAAACACCATCGCCACAAAAATTTTTACTCAAGTCAACATCGATTTAAATCGATTAGATAAACAACTACAAATGTTTGCCACTCGTCAACCGAGAATTTTTAGTGTAGAGCAATTGTACTTAGGTCGTAGTTTAGATTTGATGCTTGATAGGGCAGAAAATTGTCGAGAAAGTTGGCAAGATGAATTTATAGGTATTTCTCATTTATTAGTTGCTTTTGCAGAAGATCAACGTATTGGTAAAAAAACTCTTAAAAGTTTCAATCTCGATCCTCAAGATTTTGAAATCAAAGTCAAAGATTTTAAGCTCAAAATTGAGAAAGAAGAAGCTCAAACCACAGAGCCTGAAGAAACAACAGAAAAAGAGCCTTCTTTAACTAAATTTGGACGAGATTTGACGGAAGAAGCCAAAGCTGGAAAACTTGATCCTGTTATCGGCAGAGACGATGAAGTTAGACGTGTTATTCAAGTACTTTCAAGAAGATCTAAGAATAATCCTGTACTAATTGGAGAACCGGGAGTAGGTAAAACTGCGATCGCCGAAGGTTTAGCCCAGAGAATTGTTAACGGGGATGTACCAGAATCTTTAAAAAATCGTCAATTAATTTCCCTTGATATGGGTAGTTTAATCGCAGGGGCGAAATATCGAGGACAGTTTGAGGAGAGATTGCGCTCGGTATTAAAAGAGGTTATCAACTCCGATGGACAGATAATTTTATTTATTGACGAGTTACATACCGTAGTTGGTGCAGGTTCGAGGGAAGGCGGTGCAATGGATGCTAGTAATCTGTTAAAACCTTTACTTGCTAGGGGTGAATTGCGTTGTATCGGGGCGAGTACTCTTGATGAATACCGTAAACATATTGAAAAAGATCCTGCCCTTGAAAGACGTTTTCAACAGGTGTATATCAAGCAACCGAGCGTAGAAGATACCATCTCCATTTTACGGGGTTTAAAAGAGCGTTACGAAGTCCATCACGGCGTAAAAATTACCGATTCTGCTTTGATTGCCGCCGCAACTCTTTCTCATCGTTATATAACTGGACGATTTTTGCCTGATAAAGCCATTGATTTAGTGGATGAAGCCGCCGCTAAATTGAAGATGGAAATAACCTCTAAACCCGTTGAATTAGAAGTACTTGATCGACGTTTGATGCAGTTGCAGATGGAGCAGTTATCATTACAAGGAGAGGAAAAAAATGATAAATCGGCACAGGATAATTTAGAGCGCATCACCACAGAAATTGATGATTTACAAATTAAACAACGGGAATTATCTTCTCAGTGGCTCATCGAAAAAGAATTATTAGACGAAATTCATGCTTTAAAAGAGGAAGAAAAAGAGCTAAGATTGCAAGTTGAACAAGCTGAAAGAGCCTATGATTTAAACACGGCGGCACAGTTAAAATATGGCAAACTAGAGACATTACAGCAAGATATTGAGAGTAAAGAAGCGAAATTGCTCGAAATTCAGTCTCAAGATAATGCCATGCTCAGGGAAGATGTCACGGAGTCTGATATTGCCGAAATTGTGGCAGGATGGACAGGAATCCCCGTTAATCGTCTCTTGGAAACCGAGCGTCAAAAACTCCTCGAATTAGAATCTCATTTGCACGATCGAGTTATTGGTCAAAATGAAGCCGTAGCCATCGTTTCTGCCGCTATACGCCGTGCTAGAGCTGGAATGAAAGATCCCAGTCGTCCCATCGGTTCATTCCTGTTTATGGGGCCTACAGGTGTGGGAAAAACAGAATTGGCAAGAGCTTTAGCGGCCTTTTTGTTCGACTCTGAAGAGGCAATGGTACGCATAGATATGTCTGAATACATGGAGAAACACGCAGTTTCAAGGTTAATTGGAGCGCCTCCGGGTTATGTTGGTTATGAGGAAGGAGGGCAATTATCGGAAGCCATACGCCGTCGCCCCTATTCTGTGGTACTTTTAGACGAAGTAGAGAAAGCTCATCGTGACGTGTTTAATATCCTTTTACAAGTGTTAGACGATGGCCGAATTACCGATAGTCAAGGGCGTGTGGTGGATTTTCGTAATACTATTATTGTCATGACTTCTAATATCGGTAGTGAGTATATTTTGAAGTTGGCGGGGGATGATAAAAATTATGAGGTGATGAAAGATAAAGTGTTACTTGCCTTAAACAAGCATTTTCGACCTGAATTTCTGAATCGCATCGATGACCTAATTATATTTCATGGATTGAAAAAAGAAGAATTGCGGAATATTGTTAGCTTACAGCTTGTGAGGTTACAAAAACTACTAGCAGAACAAAATATTACCATTGAATTAACCCCAGAAGCACAGGATTATATTGTTGATGTAGGCTATGATCCTACTTACGGGGCTCGTCCATTAAAACGGGCAATACAAAGGGAATTAGAAAACCCATTGGCTACGAAAATTCTTGAAAATACTTTCACTGAAGGAGATAAAGTGATGGTGACTTTTGAGAATGATCGATTAGTATTTAATAAAAGTTTGGATAGTTAA
- a CDS encoding CHASE2 domain-containing protein, translating to MKDKLDIKSFWWQWRGVWITAPLVSLLIILARYFGLFQPLELFAFDLFLKMRSPQPQDDRVVIVGIGEEDVEKIGTALISDEIYAKLLKKLLDYQPVAIGLDVYRDVPIPPGTDELKKIFENNNNIIGIEKMVGKTRQYRVKPSPILKAKNQIGFNDIIADKDNKIRRALLALPSEKAFSLGMYLALLYLERKNITLETNEKNDFWRLKNTVFIPLESNDGGYSNADSGGYQILLNYRGSVNHFETVNLFDVLDNKLPSNWGKDKIILIGFVGESFQDVHPTPYTSRPDQRMSGVEIHANIISQVISSVLDDRPLFKIWSKNQENIWIIIWTIIGATIIWKFRKANNFSKGFIIFIIAEIFLIIIVYVSFLSNWWIPLIPPLMGLISAAGSITIYTARNASKIRHTFGRYLSAEIVNILLETPEGVKLGGERRTITILTCDLRGFTAVSESLPPEEVVKILNYYLGFMANIITEYQGTIDEFMGDGILVLFGAPVMRKDDADRAIACGLAMQLAMEEINKQMTLWGYSPLKMGIGINTGEVVVGNIGSEKRTKYGIVGSEVNLTYRIESYTKGREILISEKTLNILQCKVEIAETKRVSPKGVKEPINIYKIIGIEGNTSLFLPEPKESFITLDKPLQIKYCLLSEKDVTQINYVGIINKIIIKDIEKGAQISLISEQFFLPQALDNLKINLIDYPYCDDIYGKVITVDPNNNCFQLYFTYLSASTEKIMIPTDK from the coding sequence ATGAAAGATAAATTAGATATAAAATCTTTTTGGTGGCAGTGGCGAGGTGTTTGGATTACAGCACCTTTGGTTTCTTTGCTGATTATTCTTGCTCGTTATTTTGGCTTATTTCAACCCTTAGAATTATTTGCTTTTGATCTTTTTCTTAAAATGCGATCGCCTCAACCTCAAGATGATAGAGTTGTCATTGTGGGCATAGGAGAAGAAGATGTAGAAAAAATCGGTACGGCTTTAATTTCCGATGAAATTTATGCAAAGTTACTCAAAAAACTACTGGATTATCAACCCGTCGCCATTGGTTTAGATGTTTATCGAGATGTACCCATTCCACCTGGTACTGATGAACTAAAAAAAATATTTGAAAATAACAACAATATCATTGGCATTGAGAAAATGGTGGGAAAAACAAGACAATATCGAGTCAAACCTTCACCGATTCTTAAAGCTAAAAATCAAATAGGTTTTAATGATATAATTGCTGACAAAGATAATAAAATTCGTCGTGCTTTATTAGCTTTACCTAGTGAAAAAGCTTTTAGTTTAGGAATGTATTTGGCATTATTATATTTAGAAAGAAAAAATATTACCTTAGAAACCAATGAAAAAAATGATTTTTGGCGTTTGAAAAATACAGTTTTTATTCCCTTAGAAAGTAACGATGGTGGTTATAGTAATGCAGATAGTGGTGGCTATCAAATTCTGCTTAATTATAGAGGTAGTGTTAATCACTTTGAGACAGTAAATTTATTTGATGTTTTAGATAATAAATTACCATCAAATTGGGGAAAAGATAAAATTATTTTAATCGGTTTTGTTGGCGAAAGTTTCCAAGATGTTCACCCTACTCCTTATACTAGCAGACCTGATCAACGAATGTCTGGAGTAGAAATTCATGCTAATATAATTAGTCAAGTTATTAGCAGTGTATTAGATGATCGACCATTATTTAAAATATGGTCAAAAAATCAAGAAAATATTTGGATTATAATATGGACAATAATCGGGGCAACTATTATTTGGAAATTTAGGAAAGCTAATAATTTTTCTAAGGGATTTATTATTTTTATAATTGCCGAAATATTTTTGATAATTATCGTTTATGTTAGTTTTTTATCTAACTGGTGGATACCTTTAATTCCTCCTCTAATGGGTTTAATTAGTGCGGCGGGAAGTATTACAATTTATACAGCAAGAAATGCCTCAAAAATTCGTCATACTTTTGGACGCTATTTAAGTGCGGAAATTGTAAATATTTTACTAGAAACACCAGAAGGAGTAAAATTGGGCGGAGAAAGACGCACTATTACCATTCTTACCTGCGATTTACGAGGTTTTACTGCTGTTAGTGAATCATTACCTCCTGAAGAAGTGGTAAAAATTCTTAACTATTATTTAGGATTTATGGCGAACATTATTACTGAATATCAAGGTACTATAGATGAATTTATGGGAGATGGTATTTTAGTTTTATTTGGTGCACCAGTGATGCGAAAAGACGACGCAGACAGAGCAATTGCCTGTGGTTTAGCCATGCAATTAGCCATGGAAGAAATTAACAAACAAATGACATTATGGGGATATTCGCCCTTAAAAATGGGTATCGGCATAAATACAGGAGAAGTGGTTGTAGGTAATATTGGCTCAGAAAAAAGAACTAAATATGGTATCGTTGGCAGTGAAGTTAACTTGACTTATCGTATTGAATCTTATACAAAAGGTAGAGAGATTTTAATATCAGAAAAAACCTTAAATATTTTACAATGTAAAGTCGAAATAGCAGAAACAAAAAGAGTTTCTCCGAAAGGGGTGAAAGAACCAATTAATATTTATAAAATTATAGGAATAGAAGGAAATACTTCTTTATTTTTACCCGAACCAAAGGAATCATTTATTACTTTAGATAAACCATTACAGATCAAATATTGTTTGTTGAGTGAGAAAGATGTTACCCAAATTAATTATGTCGGAATCATCAATAAAATTATTATCAAAGACATCGAAAAAGGAGCGCAAATAAGTTTAATTTCAGAACAATTTTTCTTGCCTCAAGCTTTAGATAACTTAAAAATAAATTTAATTGACTATCCTTATTGTGATGATATTTATGGTAAAGTTATTACTGTTGATCCTAACAATAATTGTTTTCAACTTTATTTCACTTATTTATCTGCATCTACGGAAAAAATTATGATACCCACAGATAAATAA
- the acsF gene encoding magnesium-protoporphyrin IX monomethyl ester (oxidative) cyclase: MVTTVQKPEYEEIRPGVKAPAKETILTPRFYTTDFDAMAKMDITVNEEELQAILDEFKVDYNRHHFVRNSDFDQSWDHIDGETRQLFIEFLERSCTAEFSGFLLYKELGRRLKNKNPLLADCFNLMSRDEARHAGFLNKAMSDFNLSLDLGFLTKSRDYTFFQPKFIFYATYLSEKIGYWRYITIYRHLEQNPESRIYPIFKFFENWCQDENRHGDFFDAILKAKPEYLNDWKARLWCRFFLLSVFATMYLNDLQRSDFYASIGLDARSYDKHVIEKTNNTAGRVFPIIIDVNNPAFYDSLEICVSNCEKLRAIDASNAIAPVKFLRKLPLFLSNASQFIRLYFIKPIDAENLQGTVL; encoded by the coding sequence ATGGTAACAACAGTACAAAAACCCGAATACGAAGAAATACGTCCGGGTGTAAAAGCACCAGCCAAAGAAACAATATTGACTCCTCGTTTTTATACAACGGACTTTGATGCCATGGCAAAAATGGACATCACCGTTAACGAGGAAGAATTACAAGCAATTTTAGATGAATTTAAAGTTGATTATAATCGTCATCATTTTGTCCGTAACTCTGATTTTGATCAATCATGGGATCACATTGATGGAGAAACTCGTCAATTATTCATCGAATTTCTTGAACGCTCTTGTACTGCAGAATTTTCAGGATTTCTATTATATAAAGAATTAGGCAGACGTTTAAAAAATAAAAACCCTTTATTAGCTGACTGTTTTAATCTCATGTCTCGGGATGAAGCCCGTCATGCAGGTTTTTTAAATAAAGCAATGTCTGACTTCAATTTATCCTTAGATTTAGGATTTTTAACCAAAAGTCGTGACTATACATTTTTTCAACCTAAATTTATTTTTTATGCCACTTATCTTTCTGAAAAAATTGGTTATTGGCGTTACATCACAATTTACCGTCATTTAGAACAAAATCCTGAAAGCCGTATTTATCCTATCTTCAAATTTTTTGAAAATTGGTGTCAAGATGAAAATCGTCATGGAGACTTTTTCGATGCTATTCTTAAAGCTAAACCTGAATACTTAAATGATTGGAAAGCAAGACTATGGTGTCGTTTTTTCCTATTATCAGTATTTGCGACTATGTATCTCAACGATTTACAACGTTCTGATTTTTATGCTTCTATTGGCTTAGATGCAAGAAGCTATGATAAACACGTTATTGAGAAGACTAATAATACCGCAGGAAGAGTTTTTCCGATCATTATCGATGTCAATAATCCCGCTTTTTATGACAGTTTAGAAATTTGTGTTAGTAATTGCGAAAAATTACGTGCTATTGATGCAAGTAATGCCATCGCACCAGTAAAATTCCTTCGCAAATTACCTTTATTTTTATCTAACGCTAGTCAATTTATTCGCTTGTATTTCATTAAGCCCATTGACGCAGAAAATTTACAAGGTACTGTCCTTTAA